GTAAGGTGATTGAAGAAGGCGGCGCCGGGATCGTTATCTCTTCGCAATCCGGCTTCCGGATGAAGCAGCTGACCCCAGAAGAGGACCGGCAACTGGCGCTGCCCCCGACCGAAGAGCTCTTGGACCTGCCCCTTCTAGCCGAGGAAAACATCGAAACCACCCTGCAAGCTTACCAACTGGCTAAGTGGTGCAACGAAAAGCGGGTGATGGGCGAGTCTGTTAAGTGGGGTGCACGCGGGGCCCGGCTTAACGACATTACCCCGGGGATCATCGTCACCCCGCTGGCCCTCGACGAATTCAACGGGATCCGGGGCGACTTTTACAAGAACATGTTTGCCAAGAGTCCGGCGGGGCGGCCTGGGACTGCCGATGAAGTGGCCGACGTGGCCGAACTCTTGATGAGCGACCGGGCCCAATTCATCACCGGGGCTACCTTCCTCGTCGACGGGGGCGCCACGGCGTCATACTACTACGGCCCGCTACAACCGGGTCTGGTGACCGGGATGGCAGAGGGGAAGAAGTAATGACCGTCTTTGACCGCCTCCACCAGGGCGAACACATTGACATTCGGGATGCCGACTACCAGCGTGAGGTCCACGGCGAAATCGATCGTTGCGACCACCTCTGCTGGCAGCTGCGGCAAACTGATCCGGCTGCTAAGCAACGGCTGGTGGAGCTTGAAAACGAGCTCTTTAACGGCCAGATCAAGGATGGCACTTACCTGACGCCGCCAATGAGCGTTGACTGTGCCAGTCAGGTGACGCTGGGCAAAAACGTCTACATCAACCACCACGTCACGATGATGTCTCTAGGCGGGGTGCAGATCGACGATGGGGCCATGCTGGGGCCGGAAGTGGGGCTCTTCACCGTTAACCACGAGCCCAGTAACTTGCACACGATCATGACCAAGCCGATTCACATCGAAAAGGGCGCCTGGCTGGGCGCCCGGGTCAG
The nucleotide sequence above comes from Limosilactobacillus fermentum. Encoded proteins:
- a CDS encoding SDR family oxidoreductase, translating into MAKEVMIVVGAGQILLAIARRMGYGKQILLGDKSEGNAKAIGKVLEEAGFDVTTTVMDLSDRASIQAMVKKATSMGPVKYLVNGAGVSPSQASIETILKVDLYGTAVLLEEGGKVIEEGGAGIVISSQSGFRMKQLTPEEDRQLALPPTEELLDLPLLAEENIETTLQAYQLAKWCNEKRVMGESVKWGARGARLNDITPGIIVTPLALDEFNGIRGDFYKNMFAKSPAGRPGTADEVADVAELLMSDRAQFITGATFLVDGGATASYYYGPLQPGLVTGMAEGKK
- a CDS encoding DapH/DapD/GlmU-related protein; translated protein: MTVFDRLHQGEHIDIRDADYQREVHGEIDRCDHLCWQLRQTDPAAKQRLVELENELFNGQIKDGTYLTPPMSVDCASQVTLGKNVYINHHVTMMSLGGVQIDDGAMLGPEVGLFTVNHEPSNLHTIMTKPIHIEKGAWLGARVSVLPGVTIGQGAIVGTKSVVTKDIPPYTVAVGNPARVIRQLEH